Proteins from one Paraburkholderia acidisoli genomic window:
- a CDS encoding MlaC/ttg2D family ABC transporter substrate-binding protein, with translation MKRYLTAFLAAACLTGASTAAFAQSSPDAVVKAAVEGTVKAMQADPQAKGGDMNKITQVVETHFVPATDFQRTTRIAIGKAWTTATPEQQQKLYEQFQLLLVKTYASSLAQLRDTQVTFKFVPSNTGANAKDTVVQSHVISNGGDDAIDYRMEKSGNGWKIYDINMMGAWLIQVYQTQFADQIAKGGIDGLIKFLIDHNARS, from the coding sequence ATGAAACGTTACTTGACCGCATTTCTCGCCGCAGCCTGTCTCACGGGCGCATCGACCGCCGCTTTCGCGCAGTCCTCGCCGGACGCCGTCGTGAAAGCTGCCGTGGAAGGCACCGTGAAGGCAATGCAAGCCGATCCGCAAGCGAAGGGCGGCGACATGAACAAGATCACGCAAGTGGTCGAGACCCATTTCGTACCGGCCACGGATTTTCAGCGCACCACGCGTATCGCCATCGGCAAGGCGTGGACCACCGCCACGCCCGAACAACAGCAGAAGCTCTATGAGCAATTTCAACTCCTGCTCGTGAAGACCTACGCCTCGTCGCTCGCGCAGCTTCGCGACACGCAGGTCACCTTCAAGTTCGTGCCGTCCAACACGGGCGCGAACGCGAAAGACACCGTGGTGCAATCGCACGTCATCAGCAACGGCGGCGACGACGCCATCGACTACCGCATGGAAAAGAGCGGCAACGGCTGGAAGATTTACGACATCAACATGATGGGCGCGTGGCTCATCCAGGTGTATCAAACGCAGTTCGCCGACCAGATCGCGAAGGGCGGTATCGACGGGCTCATCAAGTTCCTCATCGATCACAACGCGCGCAGTTAA
- the hpnN gene encoding hopanoid transporter HpnN, whose product MLKPFIVHLVAWSVRRAAWVITLAIVLAVLSGVYVAKHFKINTDVSGLVENNAEWAALSDAKDKAFPQRASSLLVVVQADAPELADAAADKLAQALKQDTREFSSVSQPAGGPFFEHNGLLFPSTQTVLTTTGQLVQARPLVNQLAKDPSLAGLAGTLTTTLQLPLTIGQVKLPQMAHLLGSAADVVDQVLAGKPAAFSWRALVDKDAAAKPAFSFVTVQPVLNFAALKAGANAAEAIRASAAALHLDTEYGAHIRLTGEQPLADDEFASVQEGAALNGIITAIVVLVILWLALRSGRLIGAVLVTLVVGLVVTAALGLMMIGSLNMLSVAFMVLFVGLGVDFGVQFGVKYREERFQDNRLDAAILKTARLIGLPLTLAAIAVAESFFSFMPTAYKGLSELGQIAGVGMFVAYFANMTLLPALISVFKPKGERASPGFAFLAPVDRWLAEHRKPVLIGTLVVVLGASPLLLHLRFDFNPLHLKDPHTESMATLIALKNSPVISINDVSVLAPSLAEADQIAVKLAKLPEVGRAVTLSSLIPTEQQQKLMLISSASQQLMPALTQQPSSPVTDAVRVDTLKRAANQLALAAGDHPGPGAAEAKHLSDSLMKLAAASPATRDAAERAFSLPLKLAFAQLERLLQPTEITRENLPPEMVRDWVAPNGQAIVDVAPRVPPGVDSNDDAMLARFSHAVKQAEPRAIGGPISILHSANVIILAFLQAAAWSVLLITALLWITLRHFGDVLRTLIPLLVSALVTLELCVVFGIQLNFANIIALPLMLGVGVAFKIYFVMAWRAGQTGLLHSSLTHAVLFSAATTATAFGSLWLSHHPGTSSMGKLLALSLFCTLIGAVVFQPVLMGKPRAKRARSDIQGIDR is encoded by the coding sequence ATGTTGAAGCCATTCATCGTTCACCTCGTCGCCTGGTCGGTGCGCCGCGCGGCGTGGGTCATCACACTTGCGATCGTGCTTGCCGTTCTGTCCGGCGTGTACGTCGCGAAGCATTTCAAGATCAACACGGACGTCAGCGGTCTCGTCGAGAACAACGCCGAGTGGGCCGCGCTCAGCGACGCCAAGGACAAGGCGTTCCCGCAACGCGCCAGCTCGCTGCTGGTGGTGGTCCAGGCCGACGCGCCTGAACTCGCCGACGCCGCCGCCGACAAGCTCGCCCAGGCGCTCAAGCAGGACACGCGCGAATTCAGCTCGGTGTCGCAGCCCGCGGGCGGCCCGTTCTTCGAGCACAACGGCCTGCTGTTTCCGTCGACGCAAACCGTGCTCACCACCACGGGCCAGCTCGTGCAGGCGCGGCCGCTCGTCAATCAGCTGGCGAAAGACCCGAGCCTCGCGGGCCTCGCGGGCACGCTCACGACCACGCTGCAATTGCCGCTCACCATCGGCCAGGTGAAATTGCCGCAAATGGCGCACCTGCTGGGCAGCGCCGCCGACGTCGTCGACCAGGTGCTCGCGGGCAAGCCCGCCGCGTTCTCGTGGCGCGCGCTCGTCGACAAGGACGCCGCCGCCAAGCCCGCGTTCTCGTTCGTGACCGTGCAGCCCGTGCTCAACTTCGCGGCGCTCAAGGCGGGCGCGAACGCGGCCGAAGCCATTCGCGCCTCGGCGGCCGCGCTGCATCTCGACACCGAATACGGCGCGCACATCCGCCTGACCGGCGAACAGCCGCTCGCCGACGACGAATTCGCCTCGGTGCAGGAAGGCGCCGCGCTCAACGGCATCATCACGGCGATCGTCGTGCTCGTGATCCTCTGGCTCGCGCTGCGCTCGGGCCGCCTGATCGGCGCGGTGCTCGTCACGCTCGTGGTGGGCCTCGTGGTCACGGCCGCGCTCGGGCTCATGATGATCGGCTCGCTCAACATGCTCTCGGTCGCGTTCATGGTGCTGTTCGTGGGTCTCGGCGTGGACTTCGGCGTGCAGTTCGGCGTGAAGTACCGCGAAGAACGCTTCCAGGACAACCGGCTCGACGCGGCCATTCTCAAGACGGCGCGGCTGATCGGCCTGCCGCTCACGCTCGCCGCCATCGCCGTGGCCGAAAGCTTCTTCTCCTTCATGCCCACGGCCTACAAGGGCCTCTCGGAACTCGGGCAGATCGCCGGCGTGGGCATGTTCGTCGCGTACTTCGCGAACATGACGCTGCTGCCCGCGCTCATCAGCGTGTTCAAGCCGAAGGGCGAGCGCGCCTCGCCGGGCTTCGCGTTTCTCGCGCCCGTCGACCGCTGGCTCGCCGAGCATCGCAAGCCGGTTCTGATCGGCACGCTCGTGGTCGTGCTGGGCGCGTCGCCGCTGCTGCTGCACTTGCGCTTCGACTTCAATCCGCTGCATCTGAAGGACCCGCATACCGAGTCGATGGCCACGCTCATCGCGCTCAAGAATTCGCCCGTCATTTCGATCAACGACGTGAGCGTGCTCGCGCCTTCGCTGGCCGAGGCCGACCAGATCGCCGTGAAGCTCGCGAAACTGCCCGAAGTGGGCCGCGCGGTCACGCTCAGTTCGCTGATCCCCACGGAACAGCAGCAAAAACTCATGCTGATCTCGAGCGCCTCACAGCAACTGATGCCCGCGCTCACGCAGCAACCGTCGTCGCCCGTGACCGACGCGGTGCGCGTGGACACGCTCAAGCGCGCAGCCAACCAGCTCGCGCTCGCGGCCGGCGATCATCCGGGACCGGGCGCGGCCGAGGCGAAGCATCTGTCCGATTCGCTGATGAAGCTCGCCGCCGCCAGCCCGGCCACGCGCGACGCCGCCGAGCGCGCGTTCAGCCTGCCGCTCAAGCTCGCGTTCGCGCAGCTCGAACGCCTGTTGCAGCCGACCGAAATCACGCGCGAGAACCTGCCGCCCGAGATGGTGCGCGACTGGGTGGCGCCGAACGGCCAGGCGATCGTCGACGTCGCGCCGCGCGTGCCGCCGGGCGTCGATTCCAACGACGACGCGATGCTCGCGCGCTTCTCGCACGCGGTGAAGCAGGCGGAGCCGCGCGCCATTGGCGGCCCGATCTCGATCCTGCACTCGGCGAACGTGATCATTCTCGCGTTCCTCCAGGCGGCGGCCTGGTCGGTGCTGCTCATCACCGCGCTGCTGTGGATCACGCTGCGTCATTTCGGCGACGTGCTGCGCACGCTGATCCCGCTGCTGGTTTCGGCGCTGGTGACGCTGGAGTTGTGCGTTGTGTTCGGTATCCAACTCAACTTCGCGAATATCATCGCGCTTCCCCTGATGCTGGGGGTGGGCGTCGCGTTCAAAATCTATTTCGTGATGGCATGGCGCGCCGGTCAGACCGGCCTGCTGCATTCGAGCCTCACGCATGCGGTGCTATTCTCGGCCGCGACCACGGCCACGGCGTTCGGCAGCCTGTGGCTTTCGCATCATCCGGGCACGTCGAGCATGGGCAAACTGCTCGCGCTGTCCTTGTTCTGCACGCTGATCGGCGCGGTGGTGTTCCAGCCGGTGCTGATGGGCAAGCCGCGCGCGAAGCGCGCACGATCGGATATTCAGGGGATCGACCGATGA
- a CDS encoding phosphorylase, with the protein MAFEARVAAGKGDDGVRAVYAARADWLQAALAQALEGGAAGIVSFGTAGGLGPDLEPGTLVIADAVEGPFGRVATDAAWSARMAEALMASPLAARVRRGVEAAVAAPLTGAAEKAALHRTSGALAVDMESHLAAAAAAAHGVPFAVCRAIVDPAWRSLPKAAMAGLRDDGTTAVLPVIRELARDPSQLGGLLRIAGDARAARQTLALARRVLVDSAAFFPD; encoded by the coding sequence ATGGCGTTCGAAGCGCGCGTGGCCGCGGGCAAGGGCGACGACGGCGTGCGCGCCGTTTACGCGGCGCGCGCCGACTGGCTGCAAGCGGCGCTCGCGCAGGCGCTCGAAGGCGGCGCGGCGGGCATCGTGAGTTTCGGCACGGCGGGCGGTCTCGGGCCGGACCTGGAGCCGGGAACCCTGGTGATCGCCGATGCCGTGGAAGGCCCGTTCGGCCGCGTCGCGACGGATGCCGCGTGGAGCGCGCGCATGGCCGAAGCGCTCATGGCCTCGCCGCTCGCGGCGAGGGTGCGGCGCGGTGTGGAAGCCGCCGTGGCGGCACCGCTCACCGGCGCGGCGGAAAAAGCGGCGCTGCATCGCACGAGCGGCGCGCTGGCCGTCGACATGGAATCGCACCTGGCCGCCGCCGCGGCCGCCGCGCACGGCGTGCCGTTCGCGGTATGCCGCGCGATCGTCGATCCGGCCTGGCGCAGCTTGCCTAAAGCCGCGATGGCCGGCCTGCGCGACGACGGCACGACCGCCGTTCTCCCCGTGATCCGCGAACTCGCGCGCGACCCGTCGCAACTGGGCGGACTGCTGCGCATTGCCGGGGACGCCAGGGCCGCGCGGCAAACGCTGGCGCTCGCGCGGCGCGTTCTGGTGGACTCGGCGGCTTTTTTTCCGGATTGA
- a CDS encoding MlaA family lipoprotein, with the protein MKKNYAALTMAAASLTLLVTSGCATGPDRKPGDPFEPANRAIFTFNDALDTHIAQPIAKGYQKVTPQPLRQAITNFFSNIGDVSNFANDVLQLKITDATEDLMRLAMNTTFGLGGLIDFATPAGLPKHHQDFGLTMGHYGVPAGPYLVLPLFGPSSVRDGIGMGVETKFNILNYIEPAVRNPMYVAQFVSARADLLGATDLLQQAALDKYSFVRDAYRQQRQSLIRGSQSNNAPLPDYGDPGDTGDGDTAKPNGGAGGSSDKNGLPNYEDPGESNGASGAAGSSGSSNSSNSNGLPNYEDPGESSAGAAGAAAASGAAVNGAGTAAGAGPGAAAAAGTAGVAAAVPAAAASAPKAASAASAAQAASAVKAAPASAASAATAP; encoded by the coding sequence ATGAAGAAAAATTACGCCGCGCTCACCATGGCGGCGGCCAGCCTGACGCTCCTCGTGACGTCGGGTTGCGCCACAGGTCCCGACCGCAAACCGGGCGACCCGTTCGAACCCGCGAATCGCGCCATTTTCACGTTCAACGACGCACTCGACACGCACATCGCGCAACCGATCGCGAAGGGCTACCAGAAGGTCACGCCGCAGCCGCTGCGCCAGGCGATCACGAACTTCTTCTCGAATATCGGCGACGTGAGCAACTTCGCCAACGACGTGCTGCAGTTGAAGATCACCGACGCCACCGAAGACCTCATGCGCCTCGCCATGAACACGACCTTCGGTCTGGGCGGTTTGATCGACTTCGCGACGCCCGCCGGGCTGCCCAAGCATCACCAGGACTTCGGTCTGACGATGGGCCACTACGGCGTGCCGGCCGGCCCGTATCTCGTGCTGCCGCTGTTTGGGCCGAGTTCGGTGCGCGACGGCATCGGCATGGGTGTCGAAACGAAGTTCAACATCCTCAACTACATCGAGCCGGCCGTGCGCAACCCGATGTACGTGGCGCAGTTCGTGAGCGCGCGCGCCGACCTGCTGGGCGCGACCGACCTGCTGCAACAGGCCGCGCTCGACAAATATTCGTTCGTGCGCGACGCGTACCGCCAGCAGCGCCAGTCGCTGATTCGCGGCTCGCAGAGCAACAATGCGCCGCTGCCGGACTACGGCGATCCGGGCGATACCGGCGACGGCGACACCGCGAAACCGAACGGCGGCGCGGGCGGCTCGAGCGACAAAAACGGCTTGCCGAATTACGAGGATCCGGGCGAGTCGAACGGGGCTTCGGGCGCGGCGGGTTCGTCGGGTTCCTCGAATTCGTCGAATAGCAACGGGCTGCCGAATTACGAAGATCCGGGCGAATCGAGCGCGGGCGCGGCGGGTGCCGCGGCGGCGAGCGGCGCGGCGGTGAACGGTGCGGGTACGGCGGCAGGCGCCGGGCCCGGCGCGGCGGCAGCGGCGGGAACGGCTGGCGTGGCGGCGGCGGTGCCGGCTGCGGCGGCTTCCGCGCCCAAGGCGGCTTCGGCGGCTTCCGCGGCTCAGGCGGCTTCGGCCGTGAAGGCGGCGCCCGCTTCGGCGGCGTCGGCGGCCACGGCGCCTTGA
- a CDS encoding type II toxin-antitoxin system VapC family toxin, whose amino-acid sequence MNVLLDTHIALWAITDSPKLPDAAREIILAESTTIHVSAASVWEIAIKYSLQRGDMPVSGRAALGYFRAAGYWLLPIEAEHTVVVEGLPLHHQDPFDRLIVAQSLTEPLRLITHDRQVARYSDTILLV is encoded by the coding sequence TTGAACGTTTTGCTCGACACGCACATCGCGCTTTGGGCAATCACCGACAGCCCGAAGTTGCCTGACGCCGCGCGGGAAATCATCCTCGCCGAATCCACGACGATCCACGTAAGCGCTGCGAGCGTCTGGGAAATCGCGATCAAGTATTCGCTACAGCGCGGCGACATGCCCGTATCCGGGCGGGCAGCGCTAGGCTATTTTCGCGCGGCCGGCTATTGGCTGTTACCGATCGAGGCCGAGCACACGGTGGTGGTCGAAGGGTTGCCCCTGCACCATCAGGACCCCTTCGACCGGTTGATCGTCGCGCAGTCGCTTACGGAGCCGCTGCGGCTGATAACGCATGACCGGCAGGTCGCCCGCTACAGCGACACGATCCTGCTCGTCTAA
- a CDS encoding type II toxin-antitoxin system Phd/YefM family antitoxin yields MKTVNMLEAKSALSRLVEDVELGREPQIIIARGGRPVARLVPLEEVAPVERRIGVAKGAFEVPDDIDTYNDEVAALFNGGGA; encoded by the coding sequence ATGAAAACCGTCAACATGCTCGAAGCCAAGTCTGCGTTGTCGCGTCTCGTTGAAGACGTCGAACTCGGGCGTGAGCCGCAAATCATCATCGCAAGAGGTGGTCGCCCGGTGGCGCGCCTTGTGCCACTTGAAGAGGTTGCGCCGGTGGAGCGCCGCATTGGCGTGGCGAAAGGCGCATTCGAGGTGCCGGACGATATCGACACGTATAACGACGAAGTGGCCGCTCTTTTCAATGGAGGCGGCGCTTGA
- the shc gene encoding squalene--hopene cyclase: MNDLSHALPTEDELVSRPASADTVTPNPVSTPLPAFAAEFADTARPQPVAAQGAAALDASVVRATEAILADQRADGHWVYELEADATIPAEYVLLVHYLGETANLELEQKIARYLRRIQLPGGGWPLFTDGAMDVSASVKAYFALKMIGDAEDAEHMVRARAAILAAGGAEQVNVFTRILLALFGVVTWYAVPMMPVEITLLPQWFPFHLSKVSYWARTVIVPLLVLGAKRPVAKNPRGVRIDELFHCAPVTVGLNARAPHQSKGWFGVFRTIDGVLRVTDPLFPSYLRQRAIDAAVAFVDERLNGEDGLGAIFPAMANAVMMYDVLGYPADHPHRAIARQSLEKLVTEHTEEAYVQPCLSPVWDTSLAAHALLETGEARAEEAARRGLEWLRPLQILDVRGDWISRRPDVRPGGWAFQYANPHYPDVDDTAVVVAAMDRMDKLDRAHAYDTPIARAREWVVGMQSSNGGWGAFEPENTHEYLNNIPFSDHGALLDPPTADVSGRCLSMLAQLGETPAASEPARRAYNYLLDEQEADGSWYGRWGMNYIYGTWTALSALNAAGLEHGDPRMQRAANWLIQIQNDDGGWGEDGTSYKLEYRGYERAASTASQTAWALLGLMAAGKVEHPAVARGIDWLQKTQREHGLWDETRFTATGFPRVFYLRYHGYRKFFPLWALARYRNLTRAGETRVTVGL, from the coding sequence CCCCTGCCCGCGTTCGCCGCTGAGTTTGCCGATACCGCGCGCCCGCAGCCCGTGGCCGCGCAAGGTGCGGCCGCGCTCGACGCTTCCGTCGTGCGCGCCACCGAGGCGATCCTCGCCGACCAGCGCGCCGACGGCCACTGGGTCTACGAACTCGAAGCCGACGCCACGATTCCCGCCGAATACGTGCTGCTCGTGCATTACCTCGGCGAAACGGCGAACCTCGAACTCGAGCAGAAGATCGCGCGCTACCTGCGCCGTATTCAACTGCCGGGCGGCGGCTGGCCGCTGTTCACCGACGGCGCGATGGACGTGAGCGCGAGCGTGAAGGCCTATTTCGCGCTCAAGATGATCGGCGACGCCGAAGACGCCGAGCACATGGTGCGCGCGCGCGCGGCCATTCTCGCGGCGGGCGGCGCGGAGCAGGTCAACGTGTTCACGCGCATCCTGCTCGCGCTGTTCGGCGTGGTGACGTGGTACGCCGTGCCCATGATGCCCGTGGAAATCACGCTGCTGCCGCAGTGGTTCCCGTTCCATCTCTCGAAGGTCTCGTACTGGGCGCGCACCGTGATCGTGCCGCTGCTCGTGCTGGGCGCGAAGCGGCCGGTCGCGAAGAACCCGCGCGGCGTGCGTATCGACGAACTGTTCCACTGCGCGCCCGTGACCGTTGGTTTGAACGCGCGCGCGCCGCATCAGAGCAAGGGCTGGTTCGGCGTGTTCCGCACCATCGACGGCGTGCTGCGCGTGACCGATCCGCTGTTCCCGTCGTATCTGCGCCAGCGCGCGATCGACGCGGCGGTGGCGTTCGTCGACGAACGTCTGAATGGCGAAGACGGCCTCGGCGCGATTTTCCCGGCGATGGCCAACGCGGTGATGATGTACGACGTGCTCGGCTATCCGGCCGATCACCCGCACCGCGCGATCGCCCGCCAGTCGCTCGAAAAGCTCGTGACCGAGCACACCGAGGAAGCCTACGTGCAGCCGTGTTTGTCGCCCGTGTGGGACACGTCGCTGGCCGCGCACGCGCTGCTCGAAACCGGCGAGGCGCGCGCGGAGGAAGCGGCGCGGCGCGGGCTCGAATGGCTGCGCCCGCTGCAGATTCTCGACGTGCGCGGCGACTGGATCTCGCGCCGCCCCGACGTGCGGCCGGGCGGCTGGGCGTTCCAGTACGCGAACCCGCATTATCCCGATGTCGACGACACGGCCGTGGTCGTGGCCGCGATGGATCGCATGGACAAGCTCGACCGCGCGCACGCCTACGACACGCCCATTGCGCGGGCGCGTGAATGGGTGGTCGGCATGCAGAGCAGCAACGGCGGCTGGGGCGCGTTCGAGCCGGAAAACACCCACGAGTATCTGAACAACATTCCGTTCTCGGACCACGGCGCGCTGCTCGATCCGCCCACGGCCGACGTCTCGGGCCGCTGTCTGTCGATGCTGGCGCAACTCGGCGAAACGCCGGCCGCGAGCGAACCGGCGCGGCGCGCGTACAACTATCTGCTCGACGAACAGGAAGCCGACGGCAGCTGGTACGGCCGCTGGGGCATGAACTACATCTACGGCACGTGGACGGCGCTGAGCGCGCTCAACGCGGCCGGTCTCGAACACGGCGATCCGCGCATGCAGCGCGCCGCGAACTGGCTGATCCAGATCCAGAACGACGACGGCGGCTGGGGCGAGGACGGCACGAGCTACAAGCTCGAGTATCGCGGCTACGAACGCGCGGCCAGCACGGCGTCGCAAACGGCCTGGGCGCTGCTCGGCCTGATGGCGGCGGGCAAGGTCGAGCACCCGGCGGTGGCGCGCGGCATCGACTGGCTGCAAAAGACGCAGCGCGAGCACGGCCTGTGGGACGAAACGCGCTTCACGGCCACCGGTTTCCCGCGCGTGTTCTATCTGCGTTATCACGGCTATCGCAAGTTCTTCCCGCTGTGGGCGCTCGCGCGCTACCGCAACCTCACGCGCGCCGGTGAAACGCGTGTGACGGTGGGACTGTGA
- a CDS encoding glycerophosphodiester phosphodiesterase family protein, with protein MRARVVSACFVMSMAIGASVCVTACTSGPAHRETSPVVSSTDPSSHPTRAPLVIAHRGGTGDAPENTLAAIRLALAHHADAIWLTVQLSRDGVPVLYRPADLAALTDARGPVAAKTAAELARVNAGWRFQSADANGNANDPWRRTPAPIPTLAAALAAIPPNVPVILDMKALPAAPQARAVAQVLDAANAWPRVLLYSTEADYQRAFAAWPQARVFEARDATRTRLVTLALARRCEAPPPAGAWTAFEWRRELDVAEHYTLGEAHSKVPDAQLWSARAVQCFRTRPDVHIVAIGVNDEADYRAAACAGVDAVLADSPRRMTRARDTFREDSCR; from the coding sequence ATGCGCGCTCGCGTGGTGTCCGCGTGTTTTGTCATGTCGATGGCGATCGGCGCGAGCGTTTGCGTCACCGCCTGCACGAGCGGCCCGGCGCATCGTGAGACTTCGCCGGTCGTTTCGTCGACGGATCCGTCGAGCCATCCCACGCGCGCGCCGCTCGTGATCGCGCATCGCGGCGGCACCGGCGACGCGCCCGAGAACACGCTCGCCGCGATCCGCCTCGCGCTCGCCCATCACGCCGACGCGATCTGGCTCACCGTGCAGCTGAGCCGCGACGGCGTGCCCGTGCTGTATCGCCCCGCCGATCTCGCCGCGCTCACCGACGCGCGCGGTCCCGTGGCCGCGAAAACGGCCGCCGAACTCGCGCGCGTGAACGCGGGCTGGCGGTTTCAATCCGCCGATGCCAACGGCAACGCCAACGACCCCTGGCGCCGGACGCCCGCGCCCATTCCCACGCTCGCCGCCGCGCTCGCCGCGATACCGCCCAACGTGCCCGTGATCCTCGACATGAAGGCGCTGCCCGCCGCGCCGCAAGCGCGTGCCGTGGCGCAGGTGCTCGACGCGGCGAACGCGTGGCCGCGCGTGCTCCTCTATTCGACCGAAGCGGACTATCAGCGCGCGTTCGCCGCGTGGCCGCAGGCGCGCGTGTTCGAGGCGCGCGACGCCACGCGCACGCGGCTCGTGACGCTCGCGCTCGCGCGGCGTTGCGAAGCGCCGCCGCCCGCGGGCGCATGGACCGCGTTCGAATGGCGGCGCGAACTCGACGTTGCCGAGCACTACACGCTGGGCGAAGCGCATTCGAAAGTCCCCGACGCGCAACTCTGGAGCGCGCGCGCCGTGCAGTGCTTTCGCACCCGGCCCGACGTGCATATCGTCGCGATCGGCGTGAACGACGAGGCCGACTATCGCGCGGCCGCATGCGCGGGCGTGGATGCCGTGCTCGCCGATTCGCCGCGTCGCATGACGCGGGCGCGCGACACATTTCGTGAAGATTCGTGTCGCTGA
- a CDS encoding acyl-CoA thioesterase — translation MNFHTRKWVKPEDLNPNGTLFGGSLLRWIDEEAAIYAICQLDNQRVVTKFISEINFVSSARQGDIIELGMTATHFGRTSVTLRAEVRNKITRKSILTIDKMVFVNLGADGLPAPHNREQIRYADEAYERYRQTVQTAADATALAAAREAEREAEHEDAAAH, via the coding sequence ATGAATTTTCATACTCGCAAGTGGGTCAAGCCGGAAGACCTCAATCCCAACGGCACCTTGTTCGGCGGCAGCTTGCTGCGCTGGATCGACGAGGAAGCGGCCATCTACGCCATTTGTCAGCTCGACAACCAGCGCGTGGTGACCAAGTTCATCTCGGAAATCAATTTCGTCAGCTCGGCGCGCCAGGGCGACATCATCGAACTGGGCATGACGGCCACGCATTTCGGCCGCACGTCCGTCACGCTGCGCGCCGAAGTGCGCAACAAGATCACGCGCAAGAGCATTCTGACGATCGACAAGATGGTGTTCGTGAACCTCGGCGCCGACGGCCTGCCCGCGCCGCACAACCGCGAACAGATCCGTTACGCCGACGAAGCCTACGAGCGCTATCGCCAGACCGTGCAAACGGCGGCCGATGCCACGGCGCTGGCAGCGGCGCGCGAAGCCGAGCGTGAAGCGGAACACGAGGACGCGGCGGCGCACTGA